A region from the Mycolicibacterium litorale genome encodes:
- a CDS encoding N-acyl-D-amino-acid deacylase family protein, producing the protein MTCDLVIRHGTIVDGLGGEPFVGDVAVSGGVITTVGTVVDQGAREIDATGLLVTPGFVDLHTHYDGQAIWSDRMTPSSAHGVTTAVMGNCGVGFAPCRPADHDVLVDVMAGVEDIPGVVMVDGLPWTWETFPEYLDAVDARSRDIDVAAYLPHSPLRVYTMGQRGADREPATDEDLARMRALAKEAVEAGALGFASSRFALHKTSSGAPIPTYDAAQAEIAAIASGVADGGGGLLQFVPDIPAGGYETVLRQVFEVAADVGLPVTFSLLTGNVGDPVWPQAMNLVEKFNAAGGSITAQMFPRPIGMVIGLEVSGNPFIMYPSYQEIAGLPLAERVAEMRKPEVRERILSDTPSNSGHPLMFMVQAWNWIFPLGESPDYEPAASTSIAARAAARGVSPLEEAYDRLLDDDGHAMMLLALGNYENNSLDTVGQLMRRDDVVLGLGDGGAHYGMICDASFPTFLLAHWTRDRPTGRLSVAEAVRELTSVPAGVAGLADRGRIAVGYKADLNVIDHAALRLHKPVVTHDLPAGGKRLDQTADGYVATVVSGVVIAERGVPTEARPGRLVRGRQPEPVA; encoded by the coding sequence ATGACATGTGACCTCGTGATTCGCCACGGCACGATCGTCGACGGGCTCGGCGGTGAGCCGTTCGTGGGCGACGTGGCGGTTTCGGGCGGGGTCATCACCACGGTCGGCACCGTCGTCGACCAAGGTGCGCGGGAGATCGACGCCACCGGGTTGCTCGTCACGCCTGGATTCGTCGACCTGCACACCCATTACGACGGTCAGGCGATCTGGTCGGACCGGATGACGCCGTCGTCGGCGCACGGGGTGACCACCGCGGTGATGGGCAACTGCGGGGTGGGTTTCGCCCCGTGCCGCCCGGCGGACCACGACGTCCTCGTCGACGTGATGGCCGGCGTGGAGGACATCCCGGGCGTCGTGATGGTCGACGGCCTGCCGTGGACCTGGGAGACGTTCCCGGAGTATCTCGACGCCGTCGACGCCCGTTCCCGTGACATCGACGTGGCGGCGTACCTGCCGCATTCGCCGCTGCGGGTGTACACGATGGGTCAGCGCGGCGCGGACCGGGAACCGGCGACCGACGAGGACCTCGCGCGGATGCGGGCGCTGGCCAAGGAGGCGGTCGAAGCCGGTGCGCTGGGTTTCGCGTCGTCGCGGTTCGCCCTGCACAAGACCTCGAGCGGGGCGCCGATCCCGACCTACGACGCCGCGCAGGCCGAGATCGCGGCCATCGCCTCCGGGGTCGCCGACGGCGGCGGCGGGCTGTTGCAGTTCGTCCCCGACATCCCGGCCGGCGGGTACGAGACGGTGCTGCGGCAGGTGTTCGAGGTGGCCGCCGACGTCGGCCTGCCGGTGACGTTCTCCCTGCTGACCGGCAACGTCGGTGACCCGGTGTGGCCGCAGGCGATGAACCTCGTCGAGAAGTTCAACGCCGCGGGCGGGTCGATCACCGCGCAGATGTTCCCCCGGCCTATCGGCATGGTGATCGGCCTCGAGGTGAGCGGAAACCCGTTCATCATGTACCCGAGCTACCAGGAGATCGCCGGGCTGCCGCTGGCCGAGCGCGTCGCCGAGATGCGCAAACCCGAAGTGCGCGAACGCATCCTGAGCGACACGCCGTCGAATTCGGGCCATCCCCTGATGTTCATGGTGCAGGCGTGGAACTGGATCTTCCCGCTCGGCGAGTCTCCCGACTACGAACCGGCCGCCTCGACGTCGATCGCGGCCCGCGCCGCCGCGCGCGGGGTCAGCCCGCTGGAGGAGGCCTACGACCGGCTGCTCGACGACGACGGGCACGCGATGATGCTGCTGGCGTTGGGCAACTACGAGAACAACTCACTCGACACGGTCGGTCAGTTGATGCGCCGCGACGACGTGGTGCTGGGGCTCGGCGACGGCGGCGCCCACTACGGAATGATCTGCGACGCAAGCTTTCCCACGTTCCTGCTGGCGCACTGGACGCGGGATCGGCCCACCGGCCGGCTGTCGGTGGCCGAGGCGGTGCGCGAGCTGACGTCGGTACCCGCGGGGGTGGCCGGGCTGGCCGACCGCGGCCGCATCGCCGTCGGCTACAAGGCCGACCTCAACGTGATCGACCACGCCGCCCTGCGGCTGCACAAGCCCGTCGTCACCCACGATCTGCCGGCCGGCGGCAAGCGACTCGACCAGACGGCCGACGGCTACGTCGCCACGGTCGTGTCCGGTGTGGTCATCGCCGAGCGTGGTGTGCCCACCGAAGCCAGGCCTGGGAGGCTGGTGCGGGGACGGCAGCCGGAGCCGGTCGCATGA